The bacterium nucleotide sequence ATCAGATTTCTACGCTTCTGAGTGAGCGTCTACATCCGAGGTTGTCGGAGAGCCGGTTTCTCTGGCGGGTGCTGCCCAACTAGCGAAAGACGACCCCTATCAGTTTCAATGGTGGATCCTCGGCCTCGTCGGCGCGCGACCTACGGAGCAGAAGAAGGGCGCAGACCGAGGAATAGACGGATGTCTCTACTTCAACGAAGGAGGGAGGCGAAGCGAAACCAAGGAGATTGTTCTGTCGGTCAAGGCCGGAAGAACAGGAGTTGCTCACGTTCGCGACCTTCGTGGCGTTCTGGAACGCGAAGGAGCAACGATCGGTGCCCTCCTGACCATGCAAGATCCGACCAAAGCGATGATATCGGAAGCGGCGGCGGCTGGCCTGTATGAATCGCCTTGGGGAAAGCACCCGCGAATTCAGATTCTCACTGCCAAGCAGCTGCTGAACGGACTGCGCCTCGACTACCCTGCGCCGGCATATTCCAACGTGACAATGAAGAAGGTCACTCGGGTCACCTCAGAGTCAACAGCCCCAAAGCAGCTCAAGCTCATCGACTAATACGGCGCATCCACCAGCTCTTCCAGGGTCCATCTGTGATCCGCGATACCGGAGGCCAGAGCCGGCGTCGTCTTGATCGTGGAATGGCACCGCACGAAATTGTAGTGGACGAAGTGCAGCGCCGTCGCCGCACGGAGGTTTTCGATCTTCTTCGAGAAGCCGTTGGTTAGGCGAGTAAAGCGGCGCATCCCCATTCGCATCGTGAGGTTCTGGCGCTCGACGTGTGAAGTGCAGATCCGGTCGGGGTCAGGGTTCCCGTAGACTGCATCCTTGTCGATCGCCACGACCTCGGGAGGCGAATACCTACCCGTATCGAGCGGGGCCCCCTTGTACCGCTTTACAATGCGCCCATAGTCCACCTTCGTGTCGTTGTGGATCGAGCCTCCCAGGTGCAGGCTGATGGCGTGCCGGTAGGCGTAGAGTTTGTCGGTGCTGATCTGGACCCTCCCCTCGATCCGTCGAGCGAGCTGTTTGGTCAGGATCTGGGCATCGGCATCCTTCCGACGGCCGACGTGGTGGGCCGGGACCAGCTTGGAATCGGGGTCCAGAGCCACCCACGTCCAAGCGTCGCCCACGCGGGTCACGTCGTCGGTGCGCTTGAGCTGGGCTCGCTTCTTCCCGACGAAGCACCAAATTTCGTCCATCTCGATCTGCTCCGGAGAGAAGTGGCGGATCTCCTCGTCCATGATCCGCTCGGCCTTTCGGCCCGTCTCCACCACGAGCTTGGTGATGGTGTCGCGATGGACGCCGGTCATGCGCTCCGTAGAGCGGATCGAGTTGCCCTCAACCAGCGCGCCGAGGATCGTTGCCTTCTTGTCCGTGGTGAGTCGTGCCATGCTGCTATCCTCGTTGCTGGAGCGCCGGAGAATCGAACCCCGCGGAACTGCTTGTAACGGGCTGCCCGGGAACCTTCCGCGCCCCACAAGAAGGCCCTCGCTGGAGCGATCCGGTGGGGGCCTTTCTCATGGCTGAGAGTGTATGCTTGCTCTAGCATGCATGTCAAATGCTTTCTAGGGAAAGCATATTGCTTTCTTGCTTGGCAGGGAATAAGATCCGCCCATCGGAGGTGAGATCTATGACGAAGCTCGACGCATCAAAGGGCGGCAAGGCCCGGGCGCAGAAGCTCACAAAGGAAGAGCGGCAAGAAATCGCGCGCAAAGCTGCGGAGGCACGCTGGGGGGTGTCAACTCCTCGTGCCGCCTATGGGTCTCCAGATCGGCCTCTGCGAATCGGAGAGATCGAGATCCCGTGCTACGTGCTGGAGGACGGTCGCCGCGTGTTGTCCCAGCGCGGAATGCAAACTGGAATCGGCCTTTCCAGAAGCGGCGGCAAGGCCGGCGCGCGCCGATTGGCCCATTTCGTGGCCACATTGGAAGAAAAGGGCATTGACTCCAAGGGGTTAGCGGCGCGCATCTCCAACTCCATCTCGTTCGTCCCGCCGCGTGGCGGGCCGAGAATCGTCGGTTACGAGGCGACCATCCTGGCTGACCTTTGCGAGGCAATCCTGGTCGCGCGGAAGGCCGGCGCTCTACTCAAGCAGCAGGCACACATAGCGGAGCAGGCCGAGATCCTCATTCGAGGATTCGCCCGGGTCGGAATCATCGCTCTCGTCGATGAGGCAACCGGTTTTCAGGATGACCGCGATCGAGACTCGCTAGCGAAGATACTTGAAGCCTTCGTCGCCAAGGAACTACAGCCCTGGGTGAAGACGTTCCCGCTGGCCTACTACAGGCACCTATACCGCCTCAAGGAGATCCCCTACGACCCGTCGAACCCCCGCAAGCCACGATCCATTGGGCATCTGACGAACAACCTTGTGTACAAGCGGCTCGCGCCCGGGGTCCTCGAAGAGATCAAGAAACAATCGCCACGTGACTCTTCAGGTAGAC carries:
- a CDS encoding restriction endonuclease codes for the protein MAGAAQLAKDDPYQFQWWILGLVGARPTEQKKGADRGIDGCLYFNEGGRRSETKEIVLSVKAGRTGVAHVRDLRGVLEREGATIGALLTMQDPTKAMISEAAAAGLYESPWGKHPRIQILTAKQLLNGLRLDYPAPAYSNVTMKKVTRVTSESTAPKQLKLID
- a CDS encoding IS1 family transposase codes for the protein MARLTTDKKATILGALVEGNSIRSTERMTGVHRDTITKLVVETGRKAERIMDEEIRHFSPEQIEMDEIWCFVGKKRAQLKRTDDVTRVGDAWTWVALDPDSKLVPAHHVGRRKDADAQILTKQLARRIEGRVQISTDKLYAYRHAISLHLGGSIHNDTKVDYGRIVKRYKGAPLDTGRYSPPEVVAIDKDAVYGNPDPDRICTSHVERQNLTMRMGMRRFTRLTNGFSKKIENLRAATALHFVHYNFVRCHSTIKTTPALASGIADHRWTLEELVDAPY